In the Actinomycetota bacterium genome, GCGATGACCCGCAGCAGGGTCGTCTTGCCGCACCCGGACGGGCCCAGCACGGCCGTCAGGCTGCCGGCTTTCAGAGTGAGGCCAGCCCCCCGCAAGGCGGGCACCCGTCCGTAGGACTTGGTGACCCCGGCGCACTCCACCGCCACAGTTCCAGCCACGCCCGGCCCGGCCCCGTCCGGCCCAGCTCGGTCGGCAGTCCCTCCCGGCCCTGCCGAGGATGCGGCGCCGGCCGCGGCGGCGGTCGCCGACTTCACCGGGTCAGGCCCGCGCCCGGATGCAGCACGCAGCTCACCGACCGATCAGATGGCATCCCCCGATCTTAGGCAGTCCTAAGCCTTAAGCCCTCCGGCCCCTGCCGGCGCTGGTCAGAGCCTCGTGGCGTTGGTCATGGCGAATATCTGCTGGGCGTTGGCCGCGTCGAAGGCGAGGTCGAGGCCGGTGCCGTCGGGCAGGGGGTGGCGGGTGATCAGCTCGAAGAACGAGCCCGGGACGGTACGGCTCACCGTCGCACCCCGGCCGTCGGGCAGGTCGTAGGTGACTTCGGCGGCCCGGTGGGCGGTCTGGACGATGCGGCCCGAGGCCGAGACCTCGACCTTGTCCTTGATGGGCCGGCCGGCGGCCCGCTCGTGCTCGGCCACGGCCACGACGTCGTCCACCCGGTCGGTGGCGTGGTTGAACGACGTGCCTTCGGTCGAGATCCACGCCATCTCGTCGGACTCGGCCAGCAGGGCTTCGTAGTCGGCCACCGACGGAAGGTCGTGGTGGCGGCGGAAGCAGGCCACGAGCACGGGCAGCAGTTCCTCGGCCTCGCCTGGCGCCAGCCAGCCCTGGCCGGCCAGGCGGTCGAGGTGGGCGGGGGCCGTCCCCCACAGCGGGTCGCGAGAGGTGGCCAGCACGCGGGCGGTGACCGACGCGAACCCGGGGGTGAACCGGTCGGCGTGCAGCTCGCTGACGAAGTACTGCACGACGTGCTCGGGTAGGTCGGCGTGGCACCACGACCGGCCCGTCATCCTCAGCCGGCTGAGGTCGTAGGTGTAGCGCTGGCGGTAGCCGAGCGGCTCCAGCACCCTCGTCAGGCTGGCCTGGCCCTCGGCCAAGGCACCGCACGCCACCCCCCTCACCGTCCGCACGGCGCCGTGGTCGAGGTGGAGCCGGTGGCCGGCCCCCACCCGGTCTTGGGCGTACTCGGCCCCGCTCGGCACCCGGGCCAGCAGGTCGTCGAGCAGCAGGACGCCCAGGGCCTGGGCCACGACGGCCCGGGGGGCGGCCTCGCCGGGGCGGGGCGCCACCAGCGCGGGGTGCAGGTCGAGGGCGGCCACCAGCCATCCCGCTCGGGGCCCGCCGAGGTGGGCGGCTACCAGGTGTTCCAGGAGCGACGGGTCTGTCATGGTGTCCTCATTTCATGCCGCGACCTCCTCGGTCGCGGTGTTACCCAAGAGCCGTCCGGTGGGAGTGGCGGCGAAGTCGGCGGCGGCGACGTCCTCTTGGCGGACGAACCCCCGGGCCGGCAACCGGCCGGTGGCCACCAGTTCGACGACGGCGCACGCCGAGGCGGCCGTCGTCCACGAGATGGCCCGCCAGCGGCGGCCGTCGATGCAAATCGGTTCGTAGGCCCTCACGACCTGGTCGCGCACCAGCCGGCCGTCCCGGCGGCCCTCGACGGCCGCGTAGAGGTAGACGACGTCGTCGTCGACCGGCGGCTTGGCCTCGACCAGGATGCGTCCGGCCAGCTCCCGCTGGTTGCGCAGGTGCAGCTCGTCGAAGAAGAACCGCATGAGCTGGCAGTGGCCCGGGTAGCGCAGCGTCTTGTAGTCGAGGCGGTCGAGGCGGCCCTCGTAGGTCGAGCACATGGTGCCCAGTCCGCCCGAGGTGGTGAACGCCTCCAGCTGGGCGCCCGCGATCCACACCACCTCGAGCTCGCTCATCGACGGCACCTGGCGGCGGGACCCCTGGCGGATGACCTCGCAGTCGTTGAGGTACTCGTTGACGACCCCCTCCGGCGACCAGTTGAAGGCGTAGCCGAGAAGGCCGGTCGGGTGGCGGGGCAGGGCCCCGACCTTCAGCTCCATCGACGACGGCTCGTCGAAGCCGTCGGCCAGCCACGCCCCGGTCATGCAGATGAGCCCGGGGGCCAGCCCGCAGTGAGGGACGAAGGCCGACGGTGCGCCCTCGGCCAGATCCCGCACGAGGCCGGTGTTGAGCACGTCCTCGGTCAGGTCGAAGTAGTGGGTCGAGGTAGCGGCCGCGGCCCGGGCCACGTCGCCGCTGAGCTGGTAGGGCAGGCAGCAGACGACGGCGTCGACCGTCGCCAGCCGGGCCCGTAGGCCCGCCGGGTCGCTCACGTCGAGGGCCACCACCCTGAAGGGGAGGTCGTCGCGCCGGGGCGGGGCGAGGTCGGCGCCGACCACCTCGTAGCCGGAGCCGTGCAGGAGGCGGGCGACCAGCTCCCCGACCTTTCCCAGACCAGCAACCAGGACCCGATCGAAGGTTCTCACCCTCACTACATCGTACGTGGGGCAAGCTTGCTTTATGGCTGTCCTGCCTACGACCGAGGAGATCCGCGACACGGCCCGGTCCGCCTTCGAACGGCTGGGCGGGCGCTGGCCTGACGCCCCCGGGGGCCTCGGCGGGGTGGCTGCCCGCACGCCGATCACGGGCGGACGGCTGACGGCCGTGCCCGCGGCCACGGGAGCGGACGTCGACGCCGCCGTGGCCCGGGCGGCGGCCGCCTTCGGGCAATGGCGCCTGGTGCCCGCCCCCCGGCGGGCCGAGGTCATCCGCCACCTGGGCGGCCTGCTGCGGGCCCACAAGGACGACCTGGGCCAGCTCGTCTCGGTCGAGGCCGGCAAGATCGGCTCCGAGGCCCGGGGCGAGGTCCAGGAGATGATCGACATCTGCGACTTCGCGGTGGGGCTGTCCCGCCAGCTCTACGGCCGCACCATGGCGTCGGAGCGTCCCGACCACCGTATGAGCGAGCTCTGGCACCCCCTGGGGGTGTGCGGGGTGATCACGTCGTTCAACTTCCCGGTGGCCGTGTGGGCCTGGAACGCGGCCGTC is a window encoding:
- a CDS encoding saccharopine dehydrogenase C-terminal domain-containing protein: MRTFDRVLVAGLGKVGELVARLLHGSGYEVVGADLAPPRRDDLPFRVVALDVSDPAGLRARLATVDAVVCCLPYQLSGDVARAAAATSTHYFDLTEDVLNTGLVRDLAEGAPSAFVPHCGLAPGLICMTGAWLADGFDEPSSMELKVGALPRHPTGLLGYAFNWSPEGVVNEYLNDCEVIRQGSRRQVPSMSELEVVWIAGAQLEAFTTSGGLGTMCSTYEGRLDRLDYKTLRYPGHCQLMRFFFDELHLRNQRELAGRILVEAKPPVDDDVVYLYAAVEGRRDGRLVRDQVVRAYEPICIDGRRWRAISWTTAASACAVVELVATGRLPARGFVRQEDVAAADFAATPTGRLLGNTATEEVAA
- a CDS encoding DUF1338 family protein translates to MTDPSLLEHLVAAHLGGPRAGWLVAALDLHPALVAPRPGEAAPRAVVAQALGVLLLDDLLARVPSGAEYAQDRVGAGHRLHLDHGAVRTVRGVACGALAEGQASLTRVLEPLGYRQRYTYDLSRLRMTGRSWCHADLPEHVVQYFVSELHADRFTPGFASVTARVLATSRDPLWGTAPAHLDRLAGQGWLAPGEAEELLPVLVACFRRHHDLPSVADYEALLAESDEMAWISTEGTSFNHATDRVDDVVAVAEHERAAGRPIKDKVEVSASGRIVQTAHRAAEVTYDLPDGRGATVSRTVPGSFFELITRHPLPDGTGLDLAFDAANAQQIFAMTNATRL